From Pieris rapae chromosome 3, ilPieRapa1.1, whole genome shotgun sequence, a single genomic window includes:
- the LOC110997667 gene encoding exocyst complex component 1 isoform X1: protein MKLEECATEVCSTVVTGSGGRAQRLAVESSGTLALYEGSVRLRSWPLHIARLRSDLPNCEISIEMGGETVKWACPDETSRAHLNRAAVAATSSTANNSLSETELASLLEDAEIEEGDAERRVKRLAEKLARLDALNVGGMLAAATEGGGAKLAARLEEGSALGASLSARAGRLEALARAGGGALPARWAGGRADDGARALRAELAHVVAWLDAPPLADLDRLPEQIPLATAEGRARASAAAEALIDALEAERTAPAARLRLAAVRERLRRLRRAREQLATAVARHLNNALIHLANEAQTASGGTSRRHHVELAPYAPLARRLREMDERAHEALLRVYVTTWSKLYERETANICAVARERLDRPDRVDAPLADALTAVETVCDAEQDFCTHFFALDVDRKDGCEGERGEAAVRRTMNELFPALEQQLLGLLAHVERDPFGAMRALAWLGRRVLGDGGEAAEGRWSRQVLAAVAVAAKRAADRALAERLAAMPDAVKQAAKKPKCGIFGFISELEEVSGECERIFAGGRRAELDRWYCALVSGAMAAVEAAEHPRTPRDVVQLENFHRLHAALSALRVPALEPLRREAKRRYADALRRYVTLSFGRPLDKIAAFFEGVAEAVAAGAREDEVCFRAAFGKHELRRLLALYPPHEVRRSLHRLYRSVEKHLSEEAGLLQVVWRAMQEEFLAQHVALQTRIAACYPGAGLALPLDTADILSAFSDIARDH, encoded by the exons atgaagttGGAGGAATGTGCAACTGAGGTGTGTAGTACGGTGGTAACTGGCAGTGGTGGGCGCGCTCAGAGACTAGCGGTGGAGAGCAGCGGCACACTGGCGCTGTACGAGGGCTCTGTCCGGCTGCGATCTTGGCCACTACATATTGCGAGACTCCGCTCAGATCTACCG AACTGTGAAATAAGTATAGAAATGGGTGGAGAGACCGTGAAATGGGCATGTCCCGATGAAACATCACGCGCTCACCTAAACCGCGCAGCGGTCGCTGCCACTTCATCTACTGCCAACAATTCTCTTTCGGAAACTGAGCTAGCTTCTTTGCTAGAAGATGCCGAAATCGAAGAAGGCGACGCCGAAAGACGTGTCAAGAGGTTGGCTGAGAAATTAGCTCGACTGGATGCTCTGAACGTAGGAGGCATGTTGGCTGCTGCCACGGAAGGAGGCGGTGCTAAACTTGCCGCCAGGCTTGAGG AGGGCAGTGCGCTGGGCGCGTCGCTTTCGGCGCGAGCGGGCAGGCTGGAGGCGCTGGCGCGGGCCGGCGGTGGAGCGCTGCCGGCGCGATGGGCGGGCGGCAGAGCGGACGACGGTGCCCGCGCGCTTCGCGCCGAGCTCGCCCACGTCGTGGCTTGGCTGGACGCCCCCCCTCTCGCCGACCTCGACCGGTTGCCCGAG CAGATACCGCTGGCGACCGCGGAGGGAAGGGCGCGGGCGTCGGCGGCGGCGGAGGCGCTAATCGACGCGCTCGAGGCCGAGCGGACCGCGCCCGCCGCCCGCCTCCGGCTCGCCGCCGTAAGAGAACGGCTGCGCCGCCTTCGGCGTGCGCGCGAGCAGCTAGCCACCGCCGTGGCCCGCCACCTCAACAACGCGCTCATCCACCTCGCCAACGAGGCGCAGACGGCGTCGGGAGGAACGTCGCGTCGCCACCACGTGGAGCTGGCGCCGTACGCCCCGCTCGCGCGGCGTCTGCGCGAGATGGACGAACGCGCGCACGAGGCTCTGCTGCGTGTTTACGTGACGACGTGGAGCAAGCTGTACGAGCGCGAGACGGCGAACATCTGCGCCGTCGCCCGGGAGCGCCTCGACCGGCCCGACCGCGTCGACGCTCCTCTCGCCGACGCACTCACCGCGGTGGAGACGGTGTGCGACGCCGAACAAGATTTCTGCACGCACTTCTTCGCTCTCGACGTCGATCGGAAG GATGGCTGCGAGGGCGAAAGGGGCGAGGCCGCGGTGAGGCGCACCATGAACGAGCTGTTTCCGGCGCTCGAGCAGCAGCTGCTGGGGCTGCTGGCGCACGTGGAGCGGGATCCGTTCGGGGCCATGCGAGCTCTCGCGTGGTTGGGTCGGCGCGTTCTCGGTGACGGCGGAGAGGCGGCCGAGGGGCGCTGGTCGCGGCAGGTGCTGGCGGCGGTGGCCGTGGCCGCCAAACGCGCCGCCGACCGCGCCCTCGCCGAGCGTCTGGCCGCGATGCCCGACGCCGTCAAACAG GCGGCCAAGAAGCCCAAGTGCGGCATCTTCGGCTTCATCTCGGAGCTGGAGGAGGTGAGCGGCGAGTGCGAGCGGATCTTCGCGGGCGGCAGACGCGCCGAGCTGGACCGCTGGTACTGCGCGCTCGTGAGCGGCGCGATGGCAGCCGTGGAGGCCGCCGAGCACCCGCGCACACCGCGCGATGTCGTGCAGCTTGAGAACTTTCATCGGCTGCACGCGGCCCTGAGCGCGCTGCGAGTGCCCGCGCTCGAGCCTCTGCGGCGCGAGGCCAAGCGACGCTACGCCGACGCGCTGCGGCGCTACGTGACGCTGTCGTTCGGGCGGCCGCTCGACAAGATCGCCGCCTTCTTCGAGGGCGTCGCCGAGGCGGTCGCGGCGGGCGCCCGCGAGGACGAGGTCTGCTTCCGCGCCGCCTTCGGCAAGCACGAGCTGCGGCGTCTGTTGGCGCTGTACCCGCCGCACGAGGTGCGTCGTTCGCTGCACCGCCTGTATCGCAGCGTGGAGAAGCACCTGAGCGAGGAGGCGGGGCTACTGCAGGTGGTGTGGCGCGCCATGCAGGAGGAGTTCCTGGCGCAGCACGTGGCGCTGCAGACGCGCATCGCGGCCTGCTACCCCGGCGCCGGCCTGGCGCTGCCCCTCGACACGGCCGACATCCTGAGCGCCTTCTCGGACATCGCGCGCGACCACTGA
- the LOC110997667 gene encoding exocyst complex component 1 isoform X2: MKLEECATEVCSTVVTGSGGRAQRLAVESSGTLALYEGSVRLRSWPLHIARLRSDLPNCEISIEMGGETVKWACPDETSRAHLNRAAVAATSSTANNSLSETELASLLEDAEIEEGDAERRVKRLAEKLARLDALNVGGMLAAATEGGGAKLAARLEEGSALGASLSARAGRLEALARAGGGALPARWAGGRADDGARALRAELAHVVAWLDAPPLADLDRLPEIPLATAEGRARASAAAEALIDALEAERTAPAARLRLAAVRERLRRLRRAREQLATAVARHLNNALIHLANEAQTASGGTSRRHHVELAPYAPLARRLREMDERAHEALLRVYVTTWSKLYERETANICAVARERLDRPDRVDAPLADALTAVETVCDAEQDFCTHFFALDVDRKDGCEGERGEAAVRRTMNELFPALEQQLLGLLAHVERDPFGAMRALAWLGRRVLGDGGEAAEGRWSRQVLAAVAVAAKRAADRALAERLAAMPDAVKQAAKKPKCGIFGFISELEEVSGECERIFAGGRRAELDRWYCALVSGAMAAVEAAEHPRTPRDVVQLENFHRLHAALSALRVPALEPLRREAKRRYADALRRYVTLSFGRPLDKIAAFFEGVAEAVAAGAREDEVCFRAAFGKHELRRLLALYPPHEVRRSLHRLYRSVEKHLSEEAGLLQVVWRAMQEEFLAQHVALQTRIAACYPGAGLALPLDTADILSAFSDIARDH; this comes from the exons atgaagttGGAGGAATGTGCAACTGAGGTGTGTAGTACGGTGGTAACTGGCAGTGGTGGGCGCGCTCAGAGACTAGCGGTGGAGAGCAGCGGCACACTGGCGCTGTACGAGGGCTCTGTCCGGCTGCGATCTTGGCCACTACATATTGCGAGACTCCGCTCAGATCTACCG AACTGTGAAATAAGTATAGAAATGGGTGGAGAGACCGTGAAATGGGCATGTCCCGATGAAACATCACGCGCTCACCTAAACCGCGCAGCGGTCGCTGCCACTTCATCTACTGCCAACAATTCTCTTTCGGAAACTGAGCTAGCTTCTTTGCTAGAAGATGCCGAAATCGAAGAAGGCGACGCCGAAAGACGTGTCAAGAGGTTGGCTGAGAAATTAGCTCGACTGGATGCTCTGAACGTAGGAGGCATGTTGGCTGCTGCCACGGAAGGAGGCGGTGCTAAACTTGCCGCCAGGCTTGAGG AGGGCAGTGCGCTGGGCGCGTCGCTTTCGGCGCGAGCGGGCAGGCTGGAGGCGCTGGCGCGGGCCGGCGGTGGAGCGCTGCCGGCGCGATGGGCGGGCGGCAGAGCGGACGACGGTGCCCGCGCGCTTCGCGCCGAGCTCGCCCACGTCGTGGCTTGGCTGGACGCCCCCCCTCTCGCCGACCTCGACCGGTTGCCCGAG ATACCGCTGGCGACCGCGGAGGGAAGGGCGCGGGCGTCGGCGGCGGCGGAGGCGCTAATCGACGCGCTCGAGGCCGAGCGGACCGCGCCCGCCGCCCGCCTCCGGCTCGCCGCCGTAAGAGAACGGCTGCGCCGCCTTCGGCGTGCGCGCGAGCAGCTAGCCACCGCCGTGGCCCGCCACCTCAACAACGCGCTCATCCACCTCGCCAACGAGGCGCAGACGGCGTCGGGAGGAACGTCGCGTCGCCACCACGTGGAGCTGGCGCCGTACGCCCCGCTCGCGCGGCGTCTGCGCGAGATGGACGAACGCGCGCACGAGGCTCTGCTGCGTGTTTACGTGACGACGTGGAGCAAGCTGTACGAGCGCGAGACGGCGAACATCTGCGCCGTCGCCCGGGAGCGCCTCGACCGGCCCGACCGCGTCGACGCTCCTCTCGCCGACGCACTCACCGCGGTGGAGACGGTGTGCGACGCCGAACAAGATTTCTGCACGCACTTCTTCGCTCTCGACGTCGATCGGAAG GATGGCTGCGAGGGCGAAAGGGGCGAGGCCGCGGTGAGGCGCACCATGAACGAGCTGTTTCCGGCGCTCGAGCAGCAGCTGCTGGGGCTGCTGGCGCACGTGGAGCGGGATCCGTTCGGGGCCATGCGAGCTCTCGCGTGGTTGGGTCGGCGCGTTCTCGGTGACGGCGGAGAGGCGGCCGAGGGGCGCTGGTCGCGGCAGGTGCTGGCGGCGGTGGCCGTGGCCGCCAAACGCGCCGCCGACCGCGCCCTCGCCGAGCGTCTGGCCGCGATGCCCGACGCCGTCAAACAG GCGGCCAAGAAGCCCAAGTGCGGCATCTTCGGCTTCATCTCGGAGCTGGAGGAGGTGAGCGGCGAGTGCGAGCGGATCTTCGCGGGCGGCAGACGCGCCGAGCTGGACCGCTGGTACTGCGCGCTCGTGAGCGGCGCGATGGCAGCCGTGGAGGCCGCCGAGCACCCGCGCACACCGCGCGATGTCGTGCAGCTTGAGAACTTTCATCGGCTGCACGCGGCCCTGAGCGCGCTGCGAGTGCCCGCGCTCGAGCCTCTGCGGCGCGAGGCCAAGCGACGCTACGCCGACGCGCTGCGGCGCTACGTGACGCTGTCGTTCGGGCGGCCGCTCGACAAGATCGCCGCCTTCTTCGAGGGCGTCGCCGAGGCGGTCGCGGCGGGCGCCCGCGAGGACGAGGTCTGCTTCCGCGCCGCCTTCGGCAAGCACGAGCTGCGGCGTCTGTTGGCGCTGTACCCGCCGCACGAGGTGCGTCGTTCGCTGCACCGCCTGTATCGCAGCGTGGAGAAGCACCTGAGCGAGGAGGCGGGGCTACTGCAGGTGGTGTGGCGCGCCATGCAGGAGGAGTTCCTGGCGCAGCACGTGGCGCTGCAGACGCGCATCGCGGCCTGCTACCCCGGCGCCGGCCTGGCGCTGCCCCTCGACACGGCCGACATCCTGAGCGCCTTCTCGGACATCGCGCGCGACCACTGA
- the LOC110997660 gene encoding prefoldin subunit 2 produces MSKSSSGMGTKSKSNEEVFAGFQTLRNEQRQLANKISELEMDLNEHKIVIETLQAVEPKRKCFRMIGGVLVERTVAEILPELETNLERLPSAIQTLNEQLAHKGQEINDYIEKHDIRVQRGAQQPTEAPSQDSPNAKSNVLVASG; encoded by the exons atgtctAAATCAAGCAGTGGAATGGGAACAAAATCTAAGTCCAATGAGGAGGTATTCGCAGGTTTTCAAACTCTTCGAAATGAACAAAGACAATtagcaaataaaatttcagaATTAGAAATGGATCTAAATGAGCACAA GATAGTAATAGAAACTTTACAAGCGGTGGAGCCAAAACGCAAATGTTTCCGTATGATTGGTGGAGTATTAGTTGAGCGCACAGTTGCCGAAATACTACCAGAGCTTGAGACTAACTTGGAAAGGTTACCTAGTGCAATTCAG acACTTAATGAACAACTGGCCCATAAAGGACAGGAGATCAATGATTATATAGAGAAACATGATATCCGAGTGCAGCGTGGGGCTCAGCAGCCAACAGAAGCACCCTCACAGGACTCTCCAAATGCTAAATCCAATGTTCTTGTTGCAAGtggttaa